From Asterias rubens unplaced genomic scaffold, eAstRub1.3, whole genome shotgun sequence, the proteins below share one genomic window:
- the LOC117305902 gene encoding uncharacterized protein LOC117305902 produces MQYNRALHCCWERTATSLRLDFKTNNAVIMIRSRLRNRFKRKFQEGDNVKALWPTDGSWHGAVVVGYSQGRYIVKYNDGLKKTLHEHQLRVSDERDSSNLEQRTSPSVEERDSSNLEQRTSPSVEERDSSNLEQRTSPSVEERDSSNLEQRTSPSVEERDSSNPEQRTSPSVEERDSSHLEQRTSPSVEERDSSNLEQRTSPSVEERDTSHLEQRSSPSVEERDSSHLEQRTSPSVEERDTSNLEQRTSPSVEERDTSHLEQRTSPSVEERDSSHLEQRTSPSVEERDSSNLEQRTSPSVEERDTSHLEQRTSPSVEERDSSNLEQRTSPKRLQPPRTA; encoded by the exons ATGCAGTACAACCGAGCACTTCACTGTTGTTGGGAACGAACAGCGACATCCTTACGCTTGGATTTCAAGACAAACAAC GCAGTCATCATGATTCGCTCACGGTTGCGAAACAGGTTTAAAAGAAAA TTTCAAGAAGGAGATAATGTCAAGGCACTGTGGCCTACTGATGGTTCATGGCATGGAGCAGTTGTTGTTGGTTACAGCCAAG gGAGATATATTGTGAAGTACAATGACGGTCTGAAGAAGACACTCCATGAACACCAA TTACGTGTTTCAGATGAGAGAGACTCCAGTAACCTAGAACAGCGCACTTCTCCGTCAGTTGAAGAAAGAGACTCCAGTAACCTAGAACAGCGCACTTCTCCGTCAGTTGAAGAAAGAGACTCCAGTAACCTAGAACAGCGCACTTCTCCGTCAGTTGAAGAAAGAGATTCCAGTAACCTAGAACAGCGCACTTCTCCGTCAGTTGAAGAAAGAGACTCCAGTAACCCGGAACAGCGCACTTCTCCGTCAGTTGAAGAAAGAGACTCCAGCCACCTAGAACAGCGCACTTCTCCGTCAGTTGAAGAAAGAGACTCCAGTAACCTAGAACAGCGCACTTCTCCGTCAGTTGAAGAAAGAGACACCAGCCACCTGGAACAGCGCTCTTCTCCGTCAGTTGAAGAAAGAGACTCCAGCCACCTAGAACAGCGCACTTCTCCGTCAGTTGAAGAAAGAGACACCAGTAACCTAGAACAGCGCACTTCTCCGTCAGTTGAAGAAAGAGACACCAGCCACCTGGAACAGCGCACTTCTCCGTCAGTTGAAGAAAGAGACTCCAGCCACCTAGAACAGCGCACTTCTCCGTCAGTTGAAGAAAGAGACTCCAGTAACCTAGAACAGCGCACTTCTCCGTCAGTTGAAGAAAGAGACACCAGCCACCTGGAACAGCGCACTTCTCCGTCAGTTGAAGAAAGAGACTCCAGTAACCTAGAACAGCGCACTTCTCC AAAGAGACTCCAGCCACCTAGAACAGCATGA
- the LOC117305914 gene encoding uncharacterized protein LOC117305914, which produces MNQQRLQQAQSSQALKLHSIPVWEENDKLQLISIPGFSLDQMDEVSSSVAEQSDSSYVPESESDSGESIEIPLAGLDQLQKEMREAVTADNTEESEEQCQLSSSEVSSTLSFLVSEIKVAQTTNDGKSRNWDKKQYCYFCGLPQAKLFRHIESVHKEEPDVTFLLNHPHGAARKKLLVKIRNLGNHKHNCNVLRDGKGMLVVAYRPCHSKAKASDYGPCPSCLAYFVRRELWRHTPKCPLRKPSKKSADGKPTYSRISRQSDLLKPPVKGVSSHLNLIIQSMKKDAVSLVVKTDKLILELAKREFMKVGHDVDQYNYLRTKLREMGRLLLQLRQNTKRPNASLESFINPRCLTDIVSAVHDLAGFDEERHDYKVPSLALKIGHTFNKCAVIVKSLALESEDKDKGARADDFKELCESNWEVRVSTHAHRTLSEAKRNNPTTLPTNADIVRMTKYLKDVGAQQVNCLNDGKENPRDAWNLLNETTLCQAILFNRRRQGEVSKMKLSDYTKKHRAKPDGMCILSKLEQSLCKMFEIVEVVGKRGRTVPLLLTPEMSEQLNLLIENRHAVGVASDNNFLFGRSSYSSEGHIRGSDCLRKHARLSGATNPNNLRSTKLRKHIATASQMLALSENQLELLASFMGHDLRIHREYYRVPDTVLRVAKLSKLFLALDKGTLPSQEGKTLDNIEFEDDTEESEAESDGEESSREDNEDEAKQSSRSSSASVAVPKGKKRPWNTDEVCAIQTLTPILSMRLPGKAEIEKVQKQHPALTGRTWRNIKDYCRNNRSKLMKV; this is translated from the exons ATGAATCAACAACGGCTTCAGCAAGCTCAATCATCACAAGCTTTGAAGCTTCACAGTATACCAGTATGGGAAGAAAATGACAAGCTGCAGCTGATATCAATTCCTGGATTTTCTCTTGACCAAATGGATGAAGTTTCATCATCAGTGGCAGAACAGTCTGATAGTAGCTATGTTCCTGAATCAGAGTCGGATTCTGGAGAATCTATTGAAATTCCTCTTGCAGGGCTTGATCAGTTGCAGAAAGAAATGAGGGAGGCAGTCACAGCAGATAACACAGAGGAATCAGAAGAACAATGTCAGCTGAGTAGTAGTGAAGTATCTTCAACCCTTTCGTTCTTGGTTTCTGAGATTAAAGTGGCGCAAACTACAAATGATGGAAAATCTAGAAACTGGGACAAGAAACAGTACTGTTACTTTTGTGGGCTTCCTCAAGCAAAATTATTCAGACATATCGAGTCTGTACACAAAGAGGAGCCAGATGTTACATTCCTGCTTAATCACCCACATGGTGCAGCAAGAAAAAAGCTTCTTGTGAAAATCAGAAACTTGGGAAATCACAAACACAACTGCAATGTTCTCAGAGACGGGAAGGGCATGCTTGTTGTTGCATATCGGCCCTGCCATAGTAAAGCAAAGGCAAGTGACTATGGCCCATGTCCAAGTTGTCTTGCCTACTTTGTACGTAGAGAATTATGGAGACACACCCCCAAATGTCCATTGAGAAAGCCCTCAAAGAAGTCAGCAGATGGAAAGCCAACTTACAGCCGGATATCCAGACAAAGTGACCTTCTAAAACCACCTGTTAAAGGTGTCTCATCACACTTAAACTTAATCATCCAGTCAATGAAGAAAGACGCTGTGTCCCTGGTAGTTAAGACTGATAAACTCATACTTGAACTTGCAAAAAGGGAATTCATGAAGGTGGGCCATGACGTTGACCAGTACAACTACCTGAGGACAAAACTGAGGGAGATGGGCAGACTGCTGCTCCAACTAcgacaaaacacaaaaaggcCAAATGCATCACTTGAGTCCTTCATCAATCCCAGGTGCCTTACCGACATTGTGTCAGCTGTCCATGATCTTGCAGGATTTGACGAAGAAAGACATGATTACAAGGTTCCTTCACTGGCCCTCAAAATAGGGCACACATTCAATAAGTGTGCGGTTATTGTGAAAAGCCTTGCATTGGAATCTGAAGATAAAGACAAGGGAGCAAGAGCAGATGATTTCAAAGAACTTTGTGAAAGTAACTGGGAAGTGAGAGTCTCTACTCATGCCCACAGAACTTTAAGTGAGGCAAAACGCAACAACCCCACTACCTTGCCAACAAATGCTGACATCGTTAGAATGACCAAGTACCTAAAAGATGTCGGGGCTCAACAAGTGAATTGTCTCAATGATGGCAAAGAAAATCCTCGAGATGCATGGAATCTGCTGAATGAGACAACACTCTGTCAAGCGATATTATTTAATAGGAGAAGACAaggtgaggtctcaaaaatgaAACTCTCGGACTACACCAAGAAACATCGAGCAAAACCAGATGGTATGTGTATTCTCAGCAAGCTTGAGCAAAGTCTGTGTAAGATGTTTGAGATAGTTGAAGTTGTAGGTAAGCGAGGGAGAACAGTTCCTTTGTTACTGACTCCGGAGATGTCCGAGCAATTAAATTTGCTAATTGAGAATCGGCATGCTGTAGGGGTGGCGAGTGACAATAACTTTTTGTTTGGTCGTTCAAGCTACAGCAGTGAGGGACATATCAGAGGATCCGATTGCCTGCGTAAACATGCAAGACTAAGTGGCGCTACTAATCCCAACAACCTGAGGTCAACAAAACTGAGGAAACACATAGCAACGGCTTCACAAATGTTGGCGTTATCTGAGAACCAGTTGGAGCTGTTGGCTTCGTTTATGGGCCACGATCTCCGAATACATAGGGAGTATTATCGAGTTCCGGACACTGTGCTGAGAGTGGCTAAATTATCAAAGTTGTTTCTAGCACTGGATAAAGGAACATTGCCATCACAAGAGGGGAAAACTCTGGACAACATTGAATTTGAGGATGACACTGAAG AGTCAGAAGCAGAGTCAGATGGAGAAGAGTCATCAAGGGAAGACAATGAAGATGAAGCAAAGCAGTCTTCAAGATCATCATCAGCTAGTG TTGCAGTTCCTAAAGGAAAAAAGAGACCGTGGAACACTGATGAGGTTTGTGCGATACAGACATTGACACCCATTCTTAGCATGCGACTTCCAGGAAAGGCAGAAATTGAGAAGGTTCAAAAGCAACACCCTGCACTCACAGGCAGAACATGGCGCAACATAAAGGATTATTGCCGAAACAATCGCTCAAAGTTGATGAAAGTCTAA
- the LOC117305911 gene encoding uncharacterized protein LOC117305911, whose product MGCPRVIRSDFGTENGTVRQMQHFMRTNCQDAFAGDRSFLQGTSKSNQRIECWWSVFRKHCTQYWMNLFEELKDDGHFSGDFLDTSLIQLCFMNLIQDDIDTTVKEWNSHRIASSRNRHGPFGRPMVMYTVPQLYGTQDYTVPVQHDEVEVCETECQFKSRFPCDKDVFKLCTLLMNEAGIDKPSNAEQGLHLYHFLRRTLLQQI is encoded by the exons ATGGGGTGTCCGAGAGTAATTCGGTCAGACTTTGGAACTGAAAATGGTACAGTTCGACAAATGCAACACTTCATGAGAACTAATTGCCAAGATGCGTTTGCAGGAGACAGGAGTTTTCTTCAAGGTACCAGTAAAAGCAATCAGCGCATCGAATGTTGGTGGAGTGTATTTCGGAAACATTGCACTCAGTATTGGATGAACTTATTTGAAGAACTTAAAGATGATGGTCATTTCAGTGGCGATTTTCTGGATACATCTTTAATACAGTTGTGCTTCATGAATCTAATCCAG GATGATATTGACACTACCGTGAAGGAGTGGAACTCTCACAGAATAGCTTCATCAAGAAATCGGCATGGTCCATTCGGTCGACCTATGGTGATGTACACAGTGCCCCAACTGTATGGAACGCAAGATTATACTGTTCCTGTACAGCATGATGAAGTAGAAGTATGTGAAACTGAGTGTCAGTTTAAAAGTCGATTTCCATGTGACAAGGATGTGTTTAAACTGTGCACTCTTCTGATGAATGAAGCAGGCATTGATAAGCCAAGTAACGCTGAGCAAGGACTTCATCTATATCACTTCCTTAGAAGAACTCTACTGCAACAAATATAA
- the LOC117305915 gene encoding uncharacterized protein LOC117305915 — MPPSSTRPPSTAARPPSSGRLPSSSVKPTLPSAGLSASARPSSSSTRPPSTSSRQPTSSMRPTPSPRSPIISPMSFPAIEPSTSHSSSSRSSSSSRTSLAQLTQEKAASKGVSATEAKILETLEAILLQVERNSRMLTMLVSNKESLEEREDLPEEVDLPLPTYDSAKDLDQRLAENQTLKKSLIKRLSLIGGATLGKVVRGIMVDLVSTALATQCNWVGQRGPKKPFSVLKNIFSVIIKSVRRNGGHENASQEAVRDAVSNHLRYSFDLDGRGSIRKKKFKDGRTTETTADPSSEPDSDTET, encoded by the exons ATGCCACCCTCGTCCACGAGGCCACCCTCAACAGCTGCCAGGCCACCATCATCTGGCAGACTGCCTTCATCATCTGTCAAGCCAACCTTGCCATCTGCTGGTCTGTCTGCATCTGCCAGGCCATCTTCATCATCCACCAGGCCTCCATCTACATCTTCTAGGCAACCGACATCATCAATGAGGCCAACACCTTCCCCCAGATCACCCATAATATCACCCATGTCATTTCCCGCTATTGAGCCATCTACCTCCCACAGCAGTTCCTCTCGCTCCTCTAGCTCCTCTAGGACATCGCTGGCCCAATTAACTCAAGAGAAGGCTGCCAGCAAGGGAGTTTCAG CAACCGAGGCTAAAATCCTTGAAACACTCGAGGCAATTTTGCTTCAAgttgagaggaactcaaggatGCTCACCATGCTTGTTTCGAACAAGGAATCTTTGGAAGAGAGAGAGGATCTACCAGAAGAAGTCGACCTTCCCTTGCCCACGTACGACTCTGCAAAGGATTTGGATCAGCGGCTTGCCGAAAACCAGACTCTTAAAAAATCATTG ATTAAGCGCCTCTCATTGATCGGCGGTGCCACCTTAGGAAAGGTGGTTCGAGGGATCATGGTTGATCTGGTGTCAACAGCCTTGGCCACACAGTGCAATTGGGTTGGGCAGAGAGGGCCAAAAAAGCCTTTTAGTGTTCTCAAGAACATTTTCTCTGTGATAATCA AATCAGTGCGACGAAACGGGGGGCATGAAAATGCCAGCCAAGAGGCAGTGCGGGATGCAGTGTCCAACCATCTCCGCTACAGCTTTGATTTGGATGGACGTGGGTCCATCCGCAAGAAAAAATTCAAGGATGGAAGAACCACGGAGACCACTGCAGACCCTTCAAGTGAGCCGGACAGTGACACTGAGACATGA